The following proteins come from a genomic window of Sphingobium cloacae:
- a CDS encoding tetratricopeptide repeat protein translates to MSRSVYIALTTLAAPFALAAPLQAQEAPAAPAESAPAEAAPAEAAPAAGQMTQEQIAAFNQAVTDFTAGQQAQQAGDNAGAVAKYEAALPAIRTAVQAQPDNIDNVNFLANALYADAAAQGAQGQMDKVIALYGESLPHWRKVVEAKPADAANRNILAGILIQLGNQKLAAKDMTGADPYYKEAVTLARKSVAENATDKVNRNTLLSALIGASQSANDEALRKEALDMGKAMMADGSIDSVNKPSIQAMTGQQSG, encoded by the coding sequence TTGTCCCGTTCTGTTTATATTGCCCTGACCACCCTTGCCGCCCCTTTCGCGCTGGCCGCGCCCTTGCAGGCGCAGGAAGCGCCCGCCGCCCCCGCCGAGTCCGCGCCTGCTGAGGCCGCCCCGGCGGAAGCCGCGCCCGCCGCGGGCCAGATGACGCAGGAGCAGATCGCCGCCTTCAATCAGGCGGTCACCGACTTCACGGCGGGCCAGCAGGCCCAGCAGGCGGGCGACAATGCGGGCGCCGTCGCCAAATATGAAGCCGCGCTCCCCGCGATCCGCACGGCGGTCCAGGCGCAGCCCGACAATATCGACAATGTGAATTTCCTCGCCAACGCGCTCTATGCCGATGCCGCCGCGCAGGGCGCGCAGGGGCAGATGGACAAGGTGATCGCGCTTTACGGCGAATCGCTTCCCCACTGGCGCAAGGTGGTGGAAGCCAAGCCCGCCGACGCGGCCAACCGGAACATTCTGGCGGGCATCCTGATCCAGCTGGGCAATCAGAAGCTGGCGGCGAAGGACATGACCGGCGCCGACCCCTATTATAAGGAAGCGGTGACCCTGGCGCGCAAGTCGGTCGCGGAAAATGCGACGGACAAGGTGAACCGCAACACCCTCCTGTCCGCGCTGATCGGCGCGAGCCAGAGCGCCAATGACGAGGCGCTCCGCAAGGAGGCGCTGGACATGGGCAAGGCGATGATGGCCGATGGCTCGATCGACTCCGTCAACAAGCCCTCGATTCAGGCGATGACGGGGCAGCAGTCGGGCTGA